TGCTGGGGGCGTAGGAATCGTTGACGATCCGTACGGGGGGATAGGGGTTGACCGCCGTCTCGGTGGCGGGAGTTTCAGCTTTGGTCATGGGTTGCTCCTTATCTTTGGCTCTCTGCTCTCGGCCCGCTGTTCTGGGCTGCCTTCTGCCAGCTTCTGACTTCAGCGATTGGCTGTTCTCTCGTGGACGTATTCGGCCACGCGGCGCACGTTGTCCATCGGCGTGGTGGGCAGGATGCCGTGCCCGATGTTGAAGATGTGGCCGGGGCGGCCATTTGCCTCGTCCAGCACGCGGTCCACCTGGTGTTTCAGTTCGCGCCAGGGAGCGGCCAGCAGCAGGGGATCGAGGTTGCCCTGAATGGCCTGACCCGGATTCAGCTGCGCCCAAGCGGTGTCCAGCGGGGTGCGCCAGTCCACGCCCACCACGTCGGTTTCGTATTTGGCGATGTCTTCCAAGAGGTGCCCAGTATCGGTCCCGAAGTAGATGACCGGTACGCCGTAGGGCTTGACCGCTTCAATCAGGCGCTGGGTGGCGGGCCACACGAAGGTCTGGTAGTCGTAGCGCGAAAGAGCGCCCGCCCAGGAGTCGAAAATCTGCACGGCAGCGGCCCCGGCCTTGATTTGCTCACCCAGGTAATCGGCCTGCACGGTGGCCAGCTTGTCCATCAGGCGGAACCAGGCGGCGGGTTCGGCATACATCATTTGTTTGGTGTATTCATAGTTGCGCGAGCCGCCGCCCTCAATGGCGTAGCTGGCCAGGGTAAAGGGCGCACCCACAAAGCCGATCAGCGGAATGCCCCGGCGGTCCAGTTCGGGTTTCAGCAGCCGGATCGCCTCGGCGGTGTAGGGCATGCTTTCGCGGGCGGCGGGCACGCCCAGCAGGTCGACGGCGCGGGTGCTGCGTAGCGGATTGCTGATGCGCGGTCCTGCACCCTTCACGAAATCCAGGTCCAGGCCCATCACCGGCAGCGGCGTCAGGATGTCGTTAAAGAGAATCGCGGCGTCCACGTCAAAGGCGCGAATGGGCTGCAGGGTGATCTCGGCAGCCAGCTCTGGCGTGCGGATGCATTCCAGCATCGAGCGGTCTGCGCGAATAGCGCGGTATTCGGGCATATAGCGCCCAGCCTGGCGCATGAACCACAGCGGTGTGTGGGCCGCTTTCTCGCCGCGGGCAGCCTTCAAAAAGGCCGAAGCCTCCAGTGCCGGGTTGGGCTCTACCTTGACCGAGGGGCGCATCGGGCGCTGAGGGGCCTCGCCCAGCGCTTGGTCTGCTGGACTTTGGCCGCTGGCGCGGTGGCCGCGTGGCTCAGGGGAATCGGTGGGGGTGTGGGCCGCCTCTGGCCGGTCCGTATCTTGTTGAGAACGCGTCACAATGGGGTCACCATAGCGCCCCGGCCTCGCTGTCTGCCAGGGGACAAATTAACCTGCCGTTTCTGTTGCTGACCGAGCGGTCGGTCAGTGCGGTGGGCTGTGCTGACTCTCCTGTGCGGCTTCTGCTGCGGGGGAAGGCTGGCGGCGCTGCCACAGCCAGCGTCCCAGCAGGGCCAGGGCTGCCAGGGCCGCTGCCCCCATCAGCACCTGCGCACCTACCTGCTCCAGATACGGCAAGATGCGCGTCCCGAAACGCCACAGCAGCCACTGCCACACCCCGATGTGAATCAGCGCCCCCAGCAGGCTGAACAGGACATAGGCAGGCAAAGGGTAGTGCAGCGCCCCGGCGCCCAGCGTCACTGGAGTCCGTAGCGCTCCTACCGTGCGGCTGGCGACAATGGTCAGCGGGCCATAGCGCCGCAGCAGCGTGCGGGCCTGGTCATTGTTCATGCGGCTGTGCCAGTGGTCGGGGATATACCGCCCGCCCCAGCGACCCACCGAATACCCGGCGATGCTGCCCAGCCAG
This sequence is a window from Deinococcus radiophilus. Protein-coding genes within it:
- a CDS encoding DedA family protein, which codes for MIDLRAWLAGLDPTTLHISTFGLLFLEGAGIPGIPGVLPMMAQVGLIDAGKSSLEAAIFWGTLGNWLGSIAGYSVGRWGGRYIPDHWHSRMNNDQARTLLRRYGPLTIVASRTVGALRTPVTLGAGALHYPLPAYVLFSLLGALIHIGVWQWLLWRFGTRILPYLEQVGAQVLMGAAALAALALLGRWLWQRRQPSPAAEAAQESQHSPPH
- the hemE gene encoding uroporphyrinogen decarboxylase, which codes for MTRSQQDTDRPEAAHTPTDSPEPRGHRASGQSPADQALGEAPQRPMRPSVKVEPNPALEASAFLKAARGEKAAHTPLWFMRQAGRYMPEYRAIRADRSMLECIRTPELAAEITLQPIRAFDVDAAILFNDILTPLPVMGLDLDFVKGAGPRISNPLRSTRAVDLLGVPAARESMPYTAEAIRLLKPELDRRGIPLIGFVGAPFTLASYAIEGGGSRNYEYTKQMMYAEPAAWFRLMDKLATVQADYLGEQIKAGAAAVQIFDSWAGALSRYDYQTFVWPATQRLIEAVKPYGVPVIYFGTDTGHLLEDIAKYETDVVGVDWRTPLDTAWAQLNPGQAIQGNLDPLLLAAPWRELKHQVDRVLDEANGRPGHIFNIGHGILPTTPMDNVRRVAEYVHERTANR